DNA from Brassica napus cultivar Da-Ae chromosome C4, Da-Ae, whole genome shotgun sequence:
GTTCAAGAACACGTGTCAGTAGAGCCCGCAAACAGTTCAAGAAACAGATCAAAGTCGGTTCTTAACTCACCCCTTTTGTGACCTACTCTTAGCAAATTTGTGGGGGCCACTACCTCTTTTAGTGTAAAAACCCTCTAAAAATTAGAGATAATTATGCccttattaattgttattactGTTTGTGACATGATAAAATGTATTAGGTTAtccaatataaataaaaataacaaatattgatATGTCGACCGGTTTTTGCCTTTTTCTTCACTAGagtgaattaaaaatattattttatagttagtgtttaatttcatataaagttgaaagaaaaaataaaataaatttatttttaacagtGTAGGAATCTTAcagataataaataattttactgTGTTTTTCTTAttgaattaatttatattttggtttttcatGAAGTTTGAACTTAAAATTACTGGTGAATATCCAACAAGAAACTAATGAAATCCCAACGGAATTACACAATCATATTTCATCATATGAAGCGTAAATTTTTGAGAAATTAATTGTTTGAAATACACTAAATTGGATGCAACTattcaaaaatacaatttataaaaatattataacatttgGATTTAGAAAAGTTTACTGATTATTGTTTAGGAATTAGTATTTAAGGGGTAAGATTGAATTtgtaaacttttataaattattcttaaacatttataaataaaagttaattttgttttttcataataaacttaaggtatttattaaaatgattatcatttaaatgtaaatttgaaaagtaaTATCATAAAAGTAATATCAAATTTAAGGTAAAGTTAGAATTTcctctaaatttttaatagtgTATATATGAAAACTCGAGGAGGAAACTTCAAATGAAGTCGTAGAAGAAGATCTAATATCAAATGGGCTCTTTCTATATAGCCCAAATACGTTCATAGTTTGactttttttgaatatataaaactCTAGGaggaaacttcaaatttatcaGGAACTGAAAAAGTTCATCAGTAAATCAAATCAATTTCTAAAGAAAGCTCCGTCTCTCGTTAACAATTTGGAACTAACCCTTCGAACCCCTTGCCTAAAAGAAACACGAACCAGAACAGAAAACCTAAAAAACAGAATCTCTCAGACAGCAAAAACAGAGTCAGGGCATTGCATTTCTTATTAGAACTGAACAAAATAAGCGGAAacaatttgtttgttttgttttcgttTTCTATGCCTTCAAAAGCATGAAACTATCTTTTTTTCAAAGGATTAAAATCATGGAAACAAAGCCCTACACAACATGAAAAGCTTTAGGGAAAAAGCAAACACACTGAATTCAGAATTAAGCACAAGACAAAGCGTGAGAAAGAGAGGATAACCCTCAACAATCTAATTCCCCTTCCTAGCAAGCTTAGTCCATTCCGTGTGGTACGCACCAGGACGATCGGTCCTCTCATACGTATGAGCTCCAAAGAGATCTCTCTGCGCCTGAACCAGATTCGCAGGCAATCTCGCACGCCTGTAAGTGTCGAAGTAGGCAAGACTCGCGCACATTCCCGGCGTGCTTATTCCCGCAGAGATGGCCAAACCCACGACTCTCCTCCACGCAGCTTGCCTCTGAACCATCTCTTTAGCGAAATCAGGATCAACCACCAAACTCGCCAGGTTCGGGTTCCTCTGGTAAGCTTTCTTGATCCTGTCCAAGAACACCGCCCTGATAATACACCCTCCTTTCCAAATCCGAGCCATCTCGCCGAGATTCAAGTTCCACTCCTTCTCCACACTCTTAGCTCTAAGCAAATTCATCCCTTGAGCATAACTACAGATCTTAGAAGCGTACAAAGCTTGCCTCACATCATCAATCAACCTCTTTTTATCAATCCCATGAGATGCAGAACCAATATCCTCCTTCAACCCAGCTTCCTTCAACACTTTGGCAGCATTCTCCCTCTCGTCCTTGAGTCCACTCAAGTACCTACAATCCAACGAGGCAGCGATAGTCGGCGCCGCCACTGAGAGCTCAGCCGCCTGCTGAACAGTCCATTTCCCGGTTCCTTTCATTCCCGTCTTATCCAAAATCTTATCAACTAACTCTCCATCCCCAAACTCATCCTTAACCCTAAAAATATCCGAAGTAATCTCAACCAAGAAACTCTCCAGCTCACCTCGGTTCCACTCTGTAAAAATCTCCGCAAGCTCGTCATTGCTTAACCCCCCAACGTTCTTCAAAACATCGTACGCCTCGGAAATGAGCTGCATGTCACCGTACTCGATCCCATTATGAACCATTTTCACGAAGTTCCCAGATCcgccttctcctatataagtcACGCAGGGACCGTCCTCCACCTGAGCGGCGACTTTCTCGAGAATGTCTTTAACGTTGTTATAGGCCTGGAAAGAACCTCCAGGCATGAGGGAGGGGCCGTTACGAGCCCCTTCCTCGCCTCCGGAGACTCCCATCCCCAAGTAGAGCAATCCTTTCTTCTCAGCTTCAACGATTCGTCGCTCTGTGTTCTGGTACCACTCGTTACCGCCGTCGATGATGCAGTCACCGGGCTCCATGTACTCGGAGAGGGCGGAGATGGTCTGGTCAACGGGGGCGCCGGCTTTGACGAGGATGATGACGGATCTGGGGCGCTGGATGGAGAGGACGAAGTCGCGAGGGGAGTATTGGCCGGAGACTGGGAGCTTGCCTTCTTCGGAGGCGCGATCTAGGGTTTCGTCGACTTTGGAGGTGGTTCGGTTGTAGACCGAGATGGGGAAGCCTTTGTCGGCGATGTTCAGGGCGAGGTTTTGGCCCATGACGGCGAGGCCGGCGAGACCAATGCGGGAGAGAGCGGCGGACTCCATTTGAGAGAGTTGGTAGAGAGAGGTTGGTGATGGGGGGAGAGTGGCGGAGATATTTATAAGGGTGAAAGTGACGGACTCGTCGATGGAGCCAAGAGACAAAGGGGAAGGCGACTTAACAAACTGGTGAAGAGTTGAATCTCGTTTTGTTAGGTGAGGTTGTAAGATGCTGATGGACTCAGAACGGTGCCGTTTCTCTATATTACTATAACATcgataaaccaaaccaaattggTGCGATCTAAACCAAAAGCAATAAGTGATTTGAACTTCCTAATCAAATTATTGATTAGTTTAATTGGTTTAACTGGTTCGTTGAGTCTTTGACTTTGTATGGTTGACCAAAGTGCAGTTCTCTCATCCTATCAGAGACAATGGCGGACCCagcattaattttaattttaagggGGTTCAATACAtaactaaagaaaaaaattaaaatgtgaaATGGGGTCAAGGAGGGATCGAACCTGAATTTAAGGGGTGTGAACAGGCAAAATTAACCATCGAAGCTATTTAATTTCCATGACTTCTATTGGATGTCAtatgatcttcttcttccctttgTGGGTCCGCCACTGATCAGAGACAAACCTTACCAAAAAttcactttttttcttttaacttaCACAATTTgtaaacaacaaaaaatgttgagagcaaaaagaacaaaacagtTTCAAACGGTCAAAAAGAATTCCACAGTCTATGGCTTCTTATGGTGCTTTTATGGATCAAGTACTATAGTAACTTTTGTCAGATAGATAAAGAGACTCTGAATTTGAGGCTTTCAATGTTTCGTGAATCCGAAGGTGAGGAAAACGGAAATAGACTATCAGTGAACTTTCAAATGTGTTATTGGTGATAATATAAGCAAAGGCTTCCTTGTAAGGATGCGATATAACCAAATCACATTGTTAGCTTTGGCCTCTTCGAAAGTGTAGACTCATTACCCGGTTGCTTCCAAATAATAACAAGAGGCATCTGAGAGGCTTTATGAGTTTACTCCCAATCTTTTCACATTGTGAACTAGCTATTGCTTAGGTCTCCTCACTGTCGAGCATTAGTATTTGGAATACAGTtatacaacacaaaccaatttCGTCAGTTTCTTTTGTTAAATTGATTGTTGATGATGCTCCACTTTATGGTCAATGCGATTATGGAATCCTTAAGGTTTCAAATAGAAAGGAGCTGCTTCATCTATTTTATCAAAGAAGCGGTTAGGCTTTTGTAGTTTAGGCTGATATTCATTTCTAATCGACATTTTCTTTGTACTATGTTGTGTATACAATTATACAAAGACTTGTAGTATAGTTGTCACTCTTAAGCTCTAATGTATAAACTACAGTATAACTTAGTCAACACAAGACTTTGTAAGAGTATAGTTTGTTAAGAACAAGGATATGATATGCAAATTACAATTTAACTCAGTCCTGGTTAGAATGATAATCGTAATAGCTATAGAACCTGATATCAATCTCAAGATTAACTCATGCAGCAGAGGTTGTAAGATGACACAAGACATTGGAACAACATAGCTTATACTTTCAATCCTCAAAGAAGAATAATCAAAAGTGAAACTTTGAATAAGAAAATCCCAGCAAACACAGATTCGAAGCACGAGTTCGATCTCGCATTATCATAATCTAGTTGATTCCATCCAGAGCGTATAAAAAGCATAGATAAAGCATTCGAAAACACAGCTactgaaaaacataaaaaagatcCGGAGACTTACGCCATTACTAATGTGGACATGATACCAATAAACTTTTTAGGTGTGAAAATAGTGCATTTGGAGCTGAACCAAAAGCCTAACTACACTAAATCTTTTCTACATTTTGATGTATCTATACAAAGAATATGTCTCAAAgacaattttataataaaacacaTCATGATTGAGAATCATTGGAATCTAAGAGCATAATTATTGTTGAAATACTCTATAATATCTATTGTGATGAAATATTAATAACTTTATAATATCTTAGTATctaaataacttttttaaaaccctaaatcaataAAAAGTTAACATATATACATACGTATCTCATACCTTTTTTTAGAATATCTCTACTAAGATACATATTTtgcttacaatttttttttttgttttctaattctttttgttattatattgtGTAGATACTCTCCAGTAATTCGTAACTTTGTTGTAGAAATAATAGTGTAAGCTTTCAACTGACTTCATATGTTGTGAATTTTCTATCTCTAATAATACCTTTTTCAAGATTCATATGTTGTGAATTTTCTATCTTTAATAATACTCTTTTCACAGTTTCTTGAAGGGTGTCATCGTGGACCTGATTATTGTATTTTTTCCTACATTTTACCTTTGAGTATTTATATCTTTTTctctagattttggtttttattggGCTCATACTTCTAACTCATGCATATGCTGAATTTGCATCTTCCCAACTTTTTTGAATTGCATATCCTGATTGGGAATTTGCATCCTTTTTTTGAATTTGCATCTTCCCAACTTTTGCATGGGAATTGCGGAATTGCAAAAGTGAGGAGTAAAGAGATAAGTAGAGTCAGATGGAGCTCTACTCAAGTTATTAGGAGTCGCGTGGGTAGTACGAAATCATAGAGGTGTTGTGATCTGCCATAGCAGGAGACCCTTTTTAGAGGTAATTAATAGGGAAGAGGCCACGTTTGCTACAATACTATGGGCAGTGGAGAGTATGGTCAACTTACGCttcaataaaaaatcataatggCAGGTGAGTATGATGATTTATTTGACGCGGCATCTCGTCCGCAAGCGTGGCCAGCCTTTGGTTTTCAGGTAGAGGAGATTAAGCTGAAACTGTAAGGCATAGAACAGTATTAGTTGTTGGTTGtgaaaaaagaagcaaatagaGAGGCTACTTTCATCACTCAAAGTGTTACAAGACAAAGACAGGTGCAATCTTACGTCGCACAATGACATCCGGCTTGGCTATTTGAGCTCTTTGTGAATGAAAACCGCCACCTCTAATGGTTGCTTTTTGTTGATTGTTGTGGTCCTTGTCACTAACTGGTTTAAGAGAGAGGGCTGTGCTTTTGAGTTTGTTATTAGGTCCCAAGATAGCTTGGGAAGTTGTATTGAATCATTTACATATAATGAATTTAAGAGGGGAAGAAAACAAGATAGGTTTACGGTTTGTGTAACAAGGACAAGGCTTCAACATGTTTACATGTAATTTTTTCGTGAGGTTATAAGAGAGCCGATTGGACTCAGAACGGTGCCGTTTTCCTCTATGTTATTgataaaccaaaccgaattgGTACGATCTAAACCAAACCGAGCAAGACATTTGAatacaaaacaacaaatatttcTCTCATCCCATC
Protein-coding regions in this window:
- the LOC106389066 gene encoding 6-phosphogluconate dehydrogenase, decarboxylating 3, chloroplastic-like; amino-acid sequence: MESAALSRIGLAGLAVMGQNLALNIADKGFPISVYNRTTSKVDETLDRASEEGKLPVSGQYSPRDFVLSIQRPRSVIILVKAGAPVDQTISALSEYMEPGDCIIDGGNEWYQNTERRIVEAEKKGLLYLGMGVSGGEEGARNGPSLMPGGSFQAYNNVKDILEKVAAQVEDGPCVTYIGEGGSGNFVKMVHNGIEYGDMQLISEAYDVLKNVGGLSNDELAEIFTEWNRGELESFLVEITSDIFRVKDEFGDGELVDKILDKTGMKGTGKWTVQQAAELSVAAPTIAASLDCRYLSGLKDERENAAKVLKEAGLKEDIGSASHGIDKKRLIDDVRQALYASKICSYAQGMNLLRAKSVEKEWNLNLGEMARIWKGGCIIRAVFLDRIKKAYQRNPNLASLVVDPDFAKEMVQRQAAWRRVVGLAISAGISTPGMCASLAYFDTYRRARLPANLVQAQRDLFGAHTYERTDRPGAYHTEWTKLARKGN